The uncultured Methanoregula sp. genomic sequence CATTAATTCTTTGTTCGAGCCGGTTTATTAGGAGTTGCAGGGCCGGCGGATACCAGCCCCGCTCAATATACCGGGGATAGATACAGAGCCTCTCGCGGAGCACGGCAATCCCGGCTATTGTCCTGAGCTCTTCCAGCGCGGGCCAAGGGTGTTCCGGGTTCACGTAATCGATCGTCAGCGGCGACACTCCCCCAAGGTCATCGACCCCGCAGGGTATGAGGAGGGATGCATCGATAAGGTTTGGCGGGATCTGGATAGCAATCTCTTCCGGGAGGATATCCCGCGCCATATGAATAGTGGCGCAGATCTCATCCGTAGTGGGGACAGGACTTTTACCAAGGGGTGTTCCGGGCTTCGGGCAGAAGTTCTGGATGATCACTTCCTGGATATGCCCGTACCGCTTGTGGAGATCCCGTATGGCGAAGAGCGAGTCTTCCCGGTCGGCCATGGTCTCTCCAATCCCGAGAAGAAGGCCGGTCGTGAACGGGATCCTGAGTTTTCCGGCATCCTCCATCATTGCAAGGCGGACATCCGGTGATTTTCCAATGGAAGTGGCATGGGCCGGGATCTCTGCCGTGGTCTCAAGCATCAGCCCCATGCTCGCATTCACGTGCCGGAGCAGGTCCATCTCTTCGTACGTGAGAATCCCGGCATTAGTGTGGGGAAGAACACCGAACTCGATACTCTTTTTGCACATGGCCTCGCAGTAATCGAGGATGGTGGCATATCCGGCGGACCGGAGTATCCCGGAAAACCCGGGCTCCACCTCCGGGCGCTCCCCGAACGTAAAAAGAGCCTCGGTGCAGCCCAGTGCCGCACCCCGCTCAAGCGTCCGCTCAACATCATCCTGAGCCATGAGGCAGCCTTCCTGCACGGGTGTGCGGAAACAGCAGTACCCGCAGCGGTTGCGGCAGACCGTGGTGAGCGGAAGAAAGACATTTTTTGAATAGGTGATCGTCCGGGGCTGCATAAGATGAGGTTTACTGCGCATCTATTGAAATCTGTTGTTGGCGACGCATCGCTGCTGCACCAGAACTGATGAAAACGGCAACTATAATGTGCAGGGCCGTTCATAGTTCAAGATGCTTATGAGCGGTTCTTCGCCATGACCTTTCAGGTGTTCTGATGTTATTCAAGGAAAAGGAACCGGGAACGGGATCTGACCGCGAATCTTCTGATAAAGAGGAGCCGCAGCTTTATCCCGGTTTGACCCCGGAAGAACTAAGGGCCGCACTTGCGTTTGCCGAGAAGAAGCTCCAGCTGGTTGGCAGTGTCACACGGCATGACGTTCTCAACCAGCTGACGGCAATCGTCGGGTACAACGAACTGCTCGGGATGATGATCGAAGATCCCAAACTGAAAACCTATCTCGAACGGGAACGACATGCGGTCGACAAGATCCGCAGGCAGTTCCAGTTTGCCAAGGACTACCAGAATATCGGGGCTGCCCCGTTTGCGTGGCTCCCGCTCCGGCAGCTCATCCACCAGGCCGGCGAGGAGGCCGACCTGCGTCCCATCCAGATTCTGGACGAGACCGGCCCGGCATCTGTCTTTGCAGACCCCCAGTTTGTCAAGGTCATCATCCAGATCCTGGATAATACCCGGC encodes the following:
- the cofG gene encoding 7,8-didemethyl-8-hydroxy-5-deazariboflavin synthase CofG, giving the protein MQPRTITYSKNVFLPLTTVCRNRCGYCCFRTPVQEGCLMAQDDVERTLERGAALGCTEALFTFGERPEVEPGFSGILRSAGYATILDYCEAMCKKSIEFGVLPHTNAGILTYEEMDLLRHVNASMGLMLETTAEIPAHATSIGKSPDVRLAMMEDAGKLRIPFTTGLLLGIGETMADREDSLFAIRDLHKRYGHIQEVIIQNFCPKPGTPLGKSPVPTTDEICATIHMARDILPEEIAIQIPPNLIDASLLIPCGVDDLGGVSPLTIDYVNPEHPWPALEELRTIAGIAVLRERLCIYPRYIERGWYPPALQLLINRLEQRINEGCRL
- a CDS encoding HAMP domain-containing sensor histidine kinase; this encodes MLFKEKEPGTGSDRESSDKEEPQLYPGLTPEELRAALAFAEKKLQLVGSVTRHDVLNQLTAIVGYNELLGMMIEDPKLKTYLERERHAVDKIRRQFQFAKDYQNIGAAPFAWLPLRQLIHQAGEEADLRPIQILDETGPASVFADPQFVKVIIQILDNTRRHGIRATRIRIFLQDGPAGGTQLIFEDDGEGIPAGDKTKIFERGFGKGTGWGLFLAREILEFCGMSIRESGEPGKGARLVITLPEEKIRKNG